A window from Populus trichocarpa isolate Nisqually-1 chromosome 3, P.trichocarpa_v4.1, whole genome shotgun sequence encodes these proteins:
- the LOC7465806 gene encoding probable protein S-acyltransferase 14, translated as MQKSGKSVMAWNVFKFCTALRALGSIMIVLVLGIIGVTYYVIVVANYGPALFHGGLDSFVAFLVLVLFHSLLVMLLWSYFTTVLTDPGGVPPNWRPSIDEESGDADPLVGLGYEGTDLALNQPATFGEPANPQLRVCRKCNQCKPPRCHHCSVCGRCILKMDHHCVWVVNCVGALNYKYFLLFLFYTFLLTTLVTLSLLRLFIAFFTDGVINGTPGTLVATFVTFVLNLSFALSIMGFLVMHISLVLGNTTTIEAFEKKTNPKWRYDLGRRKNFEQVFGVDKRCWFIPAYSEEDLECMPVLRGFEYPTRPDLDELQQL; from the exons ATGCAGAAATCAGGAAAGTCGGTAATGGCATGGAACGTGTTCAAGTTTTGTACAGCACTGCGTGCTCTTGGTTCCATCATGATAGTATTAGTGCTTGGCATAATTGGGGTTACATATTATGTTATTGTTGTAGCTAATTATGGTCCAGCTCTTTTTCACGGTGGCCTGGATTCTTTTGTCGCTTTCCTTGTCTTGGTTTTGTTCCATTCCTTG CTGGTGATGCTATTATGGAGCTACTTCACTACTGTTCTAACTGATCCTGGTGGTGTCCCACCAAATTGGAGGCCATCAATAGACGAGGAGAGTGGTGATGCTGATCCATTGGTGGGATTAGGATATGAAGGCACGGATTTAGCTTTAAATCAACCGGCTACATTCGGTGAGCCAGCTAATCCACAACTACGAGTCTGTCGAAAATGCAACCAGTGTAAACCTCCCCGTTGCCATCACTGTTCTGTTt GTGGAAGGTGTATATTGAAAATGGACCATCATTGCGTATGGGTCGTGAATTGTGTTGGGGCATTGAACTACAAgtatttccttcttttcttg TTTTACACGTTTCTCTTGACAACTCTTGTCACTTTATCCTTATTGAGGCTGTTTATAGCATTTTTCACTGATGGTGTAATAAATGGAACACCGGGAACCCTTGTTGCCACTTTTGTCACATTTG ttttgaacTTATCATTTGCATTGAGTATTATGGGCTTCCTGGTTATGCACATATCGTTGGTGTTAGGCAATACCACCACCATTGAG GCATTCGAGAAGAAAACCAATCCTAAATGGCGTTATGACCTTGGTCGAAGGAAAAACTTTGAACAG GTGTTTGGGGTGGataagagatgctggttcatcCCTGCTTATTCAGAAGAGGATTTGGAATGCATGCCAGTGCTTCGAGGTTTTGAATATCCAACAAGACCCGACTTGGATGAGCTCCAGCAGCTCTAA
- the LOC7479227 gene encoding uncharacterized protein LOC7479227 isoform X2, producing the protein MQGGRGNRDPFFGNGGPFGGFGSQRSLLSGFFGGRDPFDDPFFTRPFGGLFESTFFGSSGNPFPNMHPSPFDNMHPSGYIEQQVPEPKKSRGPIIEELDPDNEKTEGDEEKKENPRKHGMRSKEPFVEDPDDEAEVRKSKHLQYRNDYSRFNGIESQPQGRRFTFQSSTVTHGGANGAYYTSSITRRAGSDGVTFEESKEANSATGQATHRVSRGLHNKGHSLTRKLKSDGRVDTMQTLHNLNEGTSSSGQNAQARRGGWALPSTEGSQHSERMVPDTTVGAGSSRIQKSGRRKGSSDVKDMNGYPRWKPNN; encoded by the exons ATGCAAGGAGGCAGGGGTAACAGAGATCCTTTCTTTGGTAATGGTGGCCCTTTTGGTGGTTTTGGGAGCCAGAGAAGTCTGCTCTCTGGTTTTTTCGGTGGAAGGGATCCATTTGATGACCCGTTCTTCACGCGTCCGTTTGGAGGTCTGTTCGAGTCGACTTTCTTTGGTTCCAGTGGAAATCCTTTCCCTAATATGCATCCATCTCCCTTTGACAACATGCATCCTTCTGGATATATCGAGCAACAAGTTCCAGAGCCGAAGAAATCAAGGGGGCCGATTATTGAAGAGCTAGATCCTGACAACGAGAAAACTGAAGGagatgaagagaagaaagagaatcCTAGAAAACATGGTATGCGGAGCAAGGAGCCGTTTGTTGAGGACCCAGATGATGAAGCTGAAG TGAGAAAGAGCAAGCACTTGCAGTATAGAAATGATTATAGTAGATTCAATGGCATTGAGTCACAACCCCAAGGACGCAGGTTCACTTTTCAGAGCTCTACTGTCACTCATGGTGGTGCAAATGGAGCTTACTACACTTCTTCCATTACAAGGAGGGCAGGAAGTGATGGA GTGACTTTCGAAGAAAGCAAAGAAGCTAACAGTGCTACTGGCCAAGCAACTCACAGAGTGTCTAGAGGACTTCACAATAAG GGCCATAGCCTTACAAGGAAGCTTAAATCGGATGGTAGGGTGGATACAATGCAGACATTGCACAATCTTAATGAAG GGACTAGCAGCAGTGGACAGAATGCACAGGCAAGAAGAGGAGGTTGGGCTCTTCCTTCCACAGAAGGATCACAGCACTCTGAGAGAATGGTGCCAGACACCACGGTTGGGGCAGGATCATCACGCATACAGAAGTCAGGAAGGAGGAAAGGTTCATCAGACGTCAAAGACATGAACGGTTATCCTCGATGGAAACCTAACAATTAA
- the LOC7479229 gene encoding IRK-interacting protein → MAISSPPPPPSKSPSSPPPPPTVVLPLQSPHITPIQECEREEQYDEFSEEGSQTTTSKATPVNFIDKRATPKHHPTPLREKNGKPSAKKRHGDSNDRDGGGGGGGGGGGSISCNKCRPHAREKISVVPLDTNGLNKHSSIASPNWIFKSIFSSLTRKSPKSTGDVSIAREEQWKIAIAELSHKLIQATRKRDEALLETSRLKYSMAELEKKLNKLEIYCHNLKSGLDECSSSNPLYQIGKGYNTHQYQQNGLMGVSEKVIEQFLISVSEARSSVRLLSRSLTMQLRHMGVKVYERISVLLQPYDIKISFSKNPKGVLFYLEALLNKAFFEDFESAGFQKTSVNQILNPIDRCEANYASFNVLRDLTWEEVLNQGTRHFSEEFSKFCDRKMSEIVAMLGWNRAWPEPLLQAFFGASKNIWLVHLLANSVHPGFPIFRVDKGVNFDSIYMEDMDGDRARKLVPTMVRIMVAPGFYVYDNVVKCKVLCRYCNHSVNND, encoded by the exons ATGGCAATttcatctcctcctcctcctccctctaaatctccttcctctcctccaccaccaccaacagtAGTACTCCCTCTTCAATCTCCTCATATTACTCCT ATTCAAGAATGTGAAAGAGAAGAACAATATGATGAATTCAGTGAAGAGGGAAGCCAAACTACTACTAGCAAAGCAACACCAGTTAATTTTATAGACAAGAGAGCAACACCAAAGCACCATCCAACACCTCTCCGTGAAAAAAATGGCAAGCCGAGCGCCAAGAAACGACATGGTGATAGCAATGATAGAGATGGTGGCGGTggtggcggtggtggtggtggtggttcaATTTCTTGTAACAAATGCCGTCCACATGCAAGAGAGAAGATCTCGGTGGTTCCCTTGGACACTAATGGCTTAAACAAGCATTCATCTATTGCAAGTCCTAATTGGATTTTCAAGTCCATATTTTCTTCATTGACTAGAAAGAGTCCAAAATCCACTGGTGATGTGTCAATAGCAAGAGAAGAGCAATGGAAGATTGCAATAGCTGAGCTTTCTCACAAGTTGATCCAAGCAACAAGAAAGAGAGATGAAGCACTTCTTGAAACTTCAAGGCTCAAGTACTCAATGGCTGAACTTGAAAAGAAGCTTAACAAGCTTGAAATTTATTGCCATAATTTGAAGTCTGGACTTGATgaatgcagcagcagcaacccCCTTTATCAGATTGGAAAAGGTTACAATACTCACCAATATCAACAAAATGGTCTTATGGGGGTTAGTGAAAAAGTGATAGAGCAATTTTTGATTTCAGTATCAGAAGCTAGGTCCTCTGTTAGGCTATTAAGCAGGTCACTTACTATGCAACTAAGGCACATGGGAGTAAAAGTTTACGAGAGAATATCTGTGTTGCTGCAACCTTATGATATAAAGATTTCATTCTCCAAGAATCCGAAAGGTGTGCTCTTTTACCTCGAGGCCTTGTTGAACAAAGCTTTCTTTGAAGATTTTGAATCTGCTGGGTTCCAAAAGACATCTGTGAATCAAATATTGAACCCAATTGATAGATGTGAAGCAAACTACGCGTCATTTAACGTGCTTAGAGATTTGACATGGGAGGAGGTATTGAATCAAGGGACAAGGCATTTCAGTGAAGAGTTTAGCAAGTTTTGTGATAGGAAAATGAGTGAGATTGTGGCTATGTTGGGGTGGAATAGAGCCTGGCCTGAGCCATTGTTGCAGGCATTCTTTGGTGCTTCTAAAAACATATGGTTGGTGCACCTTCTGGCCAATTCCGTGCACCCTGGCTTTCCAATCTTCAGGGTGGATAAAGGGGTGAACTTCGACTCAATTTACATGGAGGATATGGATGGAGACAGGGCAAGGAAGTTGGTCCCAACCATGGTTCGGATCATGGTAGCACCTGGGTTCTATGTTTATGATAACGTTGTCAAATGCAAGGTCCTTTGCAGGTACTGTAATCATAGTGTTAATAATGATTAG
- the LOC7465805 gene encoding uncharacterized protein LOC7465805, whose amino-acid sequence MAVIRTSTNMILKQVFLDNLLIPPVPSFSVSRTLGNLRWANLKVPNREISFSRIKCAGSDDKKVSSRLSQVQQLLQEAEERASAAGNEPPPKITLDHVTVSFARSGGPGGQNVNKVNTKVDMRFNVKNAYWLSERIRERIMQMEKNRINKDGEIVISSTKTRTQKGNIDDALAKLQAIIDVASYVPPPPSEEQKKKIAKLAAIGEQKRLKSKKALSDKKAFRRSRDSWD is encoded by the exons ATGGCAGTTATCAGAACCTCAACCAACATGATCCTCAAACAAGTTTTCCTCGATAATCTGCTAATACCGCCAGTGCCCTCCTTTTCTGTTAGTAGAACATTAGGCAACTTGCGCTGGGCTAACCTTAAAGTACCAAATCGGGAAATCAGCTTCAGCCGGATTAAATGTGCGGGTTCCGATGACAAGAAGGTATCCTCTCGGCTGTCTCAGGTTCAACAGTTACTGCAAGAGGCTGAGGAGCGTGCCAGCGCCGCTGGAAACGAGCCGCCTCCAAAAATTACACTTG ACCATGTTACTGTGAGTTTTGCAAGAAGTGGTGGGCCTGGCGGTCAGAACGTAAACAAAG TTAACACCAAGGTGGACATGCGCTTCAATGTTAAAAACGCATATTGGCTAAGTGAAAGGATCAGAGAGAGGATCATGCAAATG GAAAAGAATCGCATTAACAAGGATGGCGAGATTGTGATTTCTTCGACAAAGACTAGAACACAGAA GGGCAACATTGATGATGCTTTGGCAAAGCTACAG GCAATCATTGATGTGGCTTCTTATGTTCCACCACCTCCTTCTGAAgagcaaaagaagaaaattgccAAGCT GGCCGCTATCGGAGAACAGAAGCGACTGAAAAGTAAGAAAGCCCTTTCAGACAAGAAGGCTTTTAGAAGAAGTCGGGACAGTTGGGactaa
- the LOC7479228 gene encoding cullin-1 produces the protein MSKDRKTTELEEGWEYMQNGISKLKGILDGSLEQFSSEEYMMLYTTIYNMCTQKPPNDYSQQLYDKYKEAFQVYINSTVLPSIREKHDEFMLRELVKRWVNHKIMVRWLSRFFNYLDRYFIARRSLPPLNEVGLTCFRDLVYQEVHSQAKDAVLDVIGKERDGEQIDRALLKNVLDIYVEIGMSQMDHYADDFEAHMLQGTGAYYSVKAANWIREDSCPDYMIKAEECLKRERDRVSHYLHSSSEIKLVEKVQHELLVVNANQLLEKEHSGVRALLRDDKVEDLSRMFRLYHKVTRGLEPVSNVFKQHITAEGTALIQQAEDAASSQAANGGVQEQVLIRKIIELHDKYMTYVTACFQNHTLFHKAMKEAFEIFCNKTVAGSSSAELLATFCDTILRKGGSEKLSDEAIEETLEKVVKLLAFISDKDLFAEFYRKKLARRLLFDRSANDEHERSILSKLKQQCGGQFTSKMEGMVTDLQLAKEHQSSFDEYLANNPSTRPGIDLQVNVLTTGYWPTYKSSDINLPAEMARGVEVFKEFYDLKSKHRKLTWIYSLGSCHINAKFDQKTIELVVTTYQACLLMLFNTSDKLSYSEIMTQSNLSDDDLPRLLHSLSCGKYKILSKEPNTKTVNQNDYFEFNHKFNDRMRRIKVPLPLVDERKKVVEDVDKDRRYAIDAAIVRIMKSRKVLGHQQLVLECVEQLNLMFKPDIKAIKKRIEDLISRDYLERDKENPNMFKYLA, from the exons ATGAGTAAGGATCGCAAGACTACCGAACTTGAGGAGGGATGGGAATATATGCAGAATGGGATCTCAAAGCTGAAGGGGATCCTGGATGGATCACTAGAGCAATTCAGCTCTGAAGAATATATGATGCTTTACAC AACTATCTACAATATGTGTACTCAGAAGCCACCAAATGACTATTCTCAACAGCTTTATGACAAGTATAAGGAAGCTTTTCAAGTATATATTAACTCCACG GTATTACCATCAATAAGGGAGAAACATGATGAGTTTATGCTGAGGGAGCTTGTAAAAAGATGggttaatcataaaattatggttAGGTGGTTGTCACGCTTCTTCAATTATCTTGACCGTTACTTCATTGCTCGGAGGTCACTTCCACCACTTAATGAAGTTGGACTGACTTGCTTCCGTGATCTG gTTTATCAGGAAGTGCATAGTCAAGCCAAGGATGCTGTGCTTGATGTG ATTGGTAAAGAACGTGATGGGGAACAGATAGACAGAGCACTGCTAAAGAATGTTTTAGATATATATGTTGAGATTGGAATGTCACAAATGGATCATTATGCAGATGATTTTGAAGCACACATGCTTCAAGGTACTGGTGCTTACTATTCTGTTAAAGCAGCAAACTGGATTCGAGAGGATTCTTGTCCAGATTACATGATAAAG GCTGAGGAAtgcttgaagagagagagagatagagttTCTCACTACTTGCATTCAAGCAGTGAGATAAAATTAGTAGAG AAAGTGCAACATGAGTTATTGGTGGTCAATGCAAATCAACTGCTAGAGAAGGAACATTCTGGAGTTCGTGCATTGCTCAGAGATGACAAG GTGGAAGATCTATCCAGGATGTTTAGGCTTTATCATAAGGTTACCCGTGGCTTGGAACCTGTTTCTAATGTATTCAAGCAG CATATTACTGCTGAAGGAACAGCCTTGATCCAGCAGGCAGAAGACGCTGCGAGTAGCCAG GCTGCAAATGGTGGTGTTCAGGAACAA GTTCTCATTCGAAAGATAATTGAGCTGCATGATAAATACATGACTTATGTGACTGCTTGTTTTCAAAACCACACGTTGTTTCACAAG GCCATGAAAGAGGCTTTTGAGATCTTTTGCAATAAAACAGTTGCTGGGAGCTCAAGTGCTGAACTACTGGCAACCTTTTGTGACACTATCCTCCGAAAGGGTGGAAGTGAGAAACTAAGTGACGAAGCCATTGAAGAAACACTGGAGAAG GTGGTTAAGCTGCTTGCATTTATTAGTGACAAGGACCTTTTTGCTGAATTTTATAG GAAAAAACTTGCCCGTCGACTTCTTTTTGATCGGAGTGCTAACGATGAACATGAAAGGAGTATACTGTCAAAATTGAAGCAGCAATGTGGTGGACAATTTACCTCAAAGATGGAAGGAATG GTCACAGATTTGCAATTGGCCAAGGAACATCAGTCCAGCTTTGATGAGTATCTTGCCAATAACCCATCCACACGTCCGGGGATTGATTTGCAAGTAAATGTTCTCACAACTGGGTACTGGCCAACGTATAAATCCTCTGATATCAACCTACCTGCAGAAATG GCTAGGGGAGTGGAAGTTTTCAAGGAGTTCTATGACCTGAAGAGCAAGCACAGAAAACTAACATGGATTTACTCTTTGGGATCTTGCCACATTAATGCCAAGTTTGACCAAAAAACTATTGAGCTGGTTGTGACGACCTACCAG GCTTGTCTCCTGATGCTTTTTAATACTTCAGACAAACTCAGTTACTCAGAGATTATGACCCAGTCAAACTTGAGTGATGATGACTTGCCTAGATTGCTTCATTCCCTGTCATGTGGCAAGTATAAAATCCTTAGCAAGGAGCCAAACACAAAGACTGTTAACCAAAATGATTACTTTGAGTTCAATCACAAGTTCAATGATAGGATGAGGAGGATCAAG GTTCCTCTTCCACTTGTTGATGAAAGAAAGAAGGTTGTTGAAGATGTCGACAAAGACAGACGGTATGCTATTGATGCTGCAATTGTGCGCATCATGAAGAGTCGGAAAGTGTTGGGTCATCAACAGCTTGTCTTGGAGTGTGTTGAGCAGTTGAATCTCATGTTCAAG CCTGACATTAAAGCTATCAAGAAGCGGATAGAAGATCTGATCTCCCGAGATTATTTAGAAAGAGACAAGGAAAACCCAAACATGTTTAAGTACCTGGCTTGA
- the LOC7479227 gene encoding uncharacterized protein LOC7479227 isoform X1 — protein MQGGRGNRDPFFGNGGPFGGFGSQRSLLSGFFGGRDPFDDPFFTRPFGGLFESTFFGSSGNPFPNMHPSPFDNMHPSGYIEQQVPEPKKSRGPIIEELDPDNEKTEGDEEKKENPRKHGMRSKEPFVEDPDDEAEVRKSKHLQYRNDYSRFNGIESQPQGRRFTFQSSTVTHGGANGAYYTSSITRRAGSDGVTFEESKEANSATGQATHRVSRGLHNKGHSLTRKLKSDGRVDTMQTLHNLNEDELSGFEEAWKGNAGKHLPGWTGSFTGIDNMGTSSSGQNAQARRGGWALPSTEGSQHSERMVPDTTVGAGSSRIQKSGRRKGSSDVKDMNGYPRWKPNN, from the exons ATGCAAGGAGGCAGGGGTAACAGAGATCCTTTCTTTGGTAATGGTGGCCCTTTTGGTGGTTTTGGGAGCCAGAGAAGTCTGCTCTCTGGTTTTTTCGGTGGAAGGGATCCATTTGATGACCCGTTCTTCACGCGTCCGTTTGGAGGTCTGTTCGAGTCGACTTTCTTTGGTTCCAGTGGAAATCCTTTCCCTAATATGCATCCATCTCCCTTTGACAACATGCATCCTTCTGGATATATCGAGCAACAAGTTCCAGAGCCGAAGAAATCAAGGGGGCCGATTATTGAAGAGCTAGATCCTGACAACGAGAAAACTGAAGGagatgaagagaagaaagagaatcCTAGAAAACATGGTATGCGGAGCAAGGAGCCGTTTGTTGAGGACCCAGATGATGAAGCTGAAG TGAGAAAGAGCAAGCACTTGCAGTATAGAAATGATTATAGTAGATTCAATGGCATTGAGTCACAACCCCAAGGACGCAGGTTCACTTTTCAGAGCTCTACTGTCACTCATGGTGGTGCAAATGGAGCTTACTACACTTCTTCCATTACAAGGAGGGCAGGAAGTGATGGA GTGACTTTCGAAGAAAGCAAAGAAGCTAACAGTGCTACTGGCCAAGCAACTCACAGAGTGTCTAGAGGACTTCACAATAAG GGCCATAGCCTTACAAGGAAGCTTAAATCGGATGGTAGGGTGGATACAATGCAGACATTGCACAATCTTAATGAAG ATGAGCTCTCTGGTTTTGAAGAAGCTTGGAAGGGAAATGCTGGAAAGCATTTGCCTGGATGGACTGGAAGTTTCACTGGCATTGATAACATGG GGACTAGCAGCAGTGGACAGAATGCACAGGCAAGAAGAGGAGGTTGGGCTCTTCCTTCCACAGAAGGATCACAGCACTCTGAGAGAATGGTGCCAGACACCACGGTTGGGGCAGGATCATCACGCATACAGAAGTCAGGAAGGAGGAAAGGTTCATCAGACGTCAAAGACATGAACGGTTATCCTCGATGGAAACCTAACAATTAA
- the LOC7479227 gene encoding uncharacterized protein LOC7479227 isoform X3, translating into MQGGRGNRDPFFGNGGPFGGFGSQRSLLSGFFGGRDPFDDPFFTRPFGGLFESTFFGSSGNPFPNMHPSPFDNMHPSGYIEQQVPEPKKSRGPIIEELDPDNEKTEGDEEKKENPRKHGMRSKEPFVEDPDDEAEVRKSKHLQYRNDYSRFNGIESQPQGRRFTFQSSTVTHGGANGAYYTSSITRRAGSDGVTFEESKEANSATGQATHRVSRGLHNKGHSLTRKLKSDGRVDTMQTLHNLNEDELSGFEEAWKGNAGKHLPGWTGSFTGIDNMG; encoded by the exons ATGCAAGGAGGCAGGGGTAACAGAGATCCTTTCTTTGGTAATGGTGGCCCTTTTGGTGGTTTTGGGAGCCAGAGAAGTCTGCTCTCTGGTTTTTTCGGTGGAAGGGATCCATTTGATGACCCGTTCTTCACGCGTCCGTTTGGAGGTCTGTTCGAGTCGACTTTCTTTGGTTCCAGTGGAAATCCTTTCCCTAATATGCATCCATCTCCCTTTGACAACATGCATCCTTCTGGATATATCGAGCAACAAGTTCCAGAGCCGAAGAAATCAAGGGGGCCGATTATTGAAGAGCTAGATCCTGACAACGAGAAAACTGAAGGagatgaagagaagaaagagaatcCTAGAAAACATGGTATGCGGAGCAAGGAGCCGTTTGTTGAGGACCCAGATGATGAAGCTGAAG TGAGAAAGAGCAAGCACTTGCAGTATAGAAATGATTATAGTAGATTCAATGGCATTGAGTCACAACCCCAAGGACGCAGGTTCACTTTTCAGAGCTCTACTGTCACTCATGGTGGTGCAAATGGAGCTTACTACACTTCTTCCATTACAAGGAGGGCAGGAAGTGATGGA GTGACTTTCGAAGAAAGCAAAGAAGCTAACAGTGCTACTGGCCAAGCAACTCACAGAGTGTCTAGAGGACTTCACAATAAG GGCCATAGCCTTACAAGGAAGCTTAAATCGGATGGTAGGGTGGATACAATGCAGACATTGCACAATCTTAATGAAG ATGAGCTCTCTGGTTTTGAAGAAGCTTGGAAGGGAAATGCTGGAAAGCATTTGCCTGGATGGACTGGAAGTTTCACTGGCATTGATAACATGG GGTGA